Proteins found in one Lagopus muta isolate bLagMut1 chromosome 18, bLagMut1 primary, whole genome shotgun sequence genomic segment:
- the UNK gene encoding RING finger protein unkempt homolog isoform X5 produces the protein MEMAAWLSMAVEERMSKIKKERVEESLGNRKRRRKIWDQAAEKDRGGKQCAVEQSYLKEFRTEQCPLFVQHKCTQHRPYTCFHWHFVNQRRRRSIRRRDGTFNYSPDIYCTKYDETTGICPEGDECPFLHRTTGDTERRYHLRYYKTGICIHETDSKGNCTKNGVHCAFAHGPHDLRSPVYDIRELQAMEALQNGQTTSEGGIEGQSAVAASHAMIEKILSEEPRWQDTTYVLGNYKTEQCKKPPRLCRQGYACPYYHNSKDRRRSPRKHKYRSSPCPSVKHGDEWGDPSKCENGDSCQYCHTRTEQQFHPEIYKSTKCNDMQQSGSCPRGPFCAFAHVEQPPLNEDLQQSSAVSSPTQAGPVMYMPSAAGDSVPVSPSSPHAPDLSNVWNKSGTLPTSPTSTTILCRNSSLGSPSNICGSPPGAIGKPHSLESIGFPPDSVTAAGSYKKAPGFEREDQVGAEYLKSFKCQQAKMKSHSLEHRSQEQPLLQPKQDILGILPVGSPLTSSISSSITSSLAATPPSPAGTSSIPGMNANALPFYPTSDTVESVIESALDDLDLNEFGVAALEKTFDSSTVPHTSGIMIGGSLLQSSAPVNIPGSLGSSASFHSASPSPPVSLSSHFLHQPQGHLSQSENTFLGTSASHGSLGPGAAELARLRQELDEANGTIKQWEESWKQAKQACDAWKKEAEEANDRANTANMECELAREQREALELQVKKLQEELERIHTGQDPQFLRSFSDLETLSLSSLYTLQKQLRANLEKVDKAVFQMQSVKCLKCQEENRVVLPCQHAVLCETCAEEGECPICHPNRPHALQS, from the exons ATGGAGATGGCAGCATGGCTAAGCATGGCTGTGGAAGAAAGGATGTCAAAGatcaagaaagaaagagtgGAAGAAAGCTTAGGAaataggaagagaaggaggaagattTGGGACCAAGCAGCTGAAAAGgacagaggaggaaaacagtgcGCTGTGGAACAAAG TTACCTGAAGGAGTTCCGCACAGAGCAGTGCCCTCTCTTCGTGCAGCACAAGTGCACTCAGCACCGGCCCTACACTTGCTTCCATTGGCACTTTGTCAACCAGCGCCGTCGCAGATCTATCCGCCGTCGGGATGGGACATTTAACTACAGCCCTGACATTTACTGTACCAAGTATGATGAGACCACAGGAATCTGCCCAGAAGGAGACGA ATGTCCCTTCTTGCATAGAACTACTGGAGACACAGAGAGGAGGTATCACTTACGCTATTACAAAACTGGAATCTGCATCCATGAGACAGACTCCAAGGGAAACTGCACAAAGAATGGAGTCCACTGTGCTTTTGCTCATGGGCCCCATGATTTACGCTCTCCTGTGTATGACATCAG GGAGCTTCAGGCCATGGAGGCTTTGCAGAATGGTCAGACTACATCAGAAGGTGGCATAGAGGGTCAATCTGCAGTTGCTGCTAGCCATGCTATGATAGAGAAAATACTCAGTGAGGAGCCAAGGTGGCAAG ATACAACGTATGTATTGGGAAATTACAAGACAGAGCAGTGTAAGAAGCCTCCTCGTCTCTGTCGCCAGGGTTATGCCTGTCCATACTATCACAATAGCAAAGACAGAAGAAGGAGCCCAAGGAAACACAAATACAG ATCTTCACCGTGTCCCAGTGTGAAACATGGAGATGAGTGGGGAGATCCTAGTAAGTGTGAAAATGGAGACTCGTGCCAATACTGCCACACTCGCACAGAACAGCAGTTCCATCCAGAG ATCTACAAATCCACCAAGTGCAATGATATGCAGCAGTCTGGCAGCTGTCCCCGAGGACCCTTCTGTGCCTTTGCACACGTAGAAC agcCTCCACTCAATGAAGACCTACAGCAATCCTCAGCTGTGTCCAGCCCCACGCAGGCAGGCCCAGTGATGTATATGCCATCAGCAGCTGGTGATTCTGTTCCAGTCAGCCCTTCCAGTCCACATGCTCCAGACCTTAGCAAT GTGTGGAATAAATCAGGAACTCTGCCAACTAGCCCCACCTCCACCACA ATTCTTTGTAGGAACAGCAGTCTCGGAAGCCCATCTAATATATGTGGGTCTCCTCCTGGCGCGATTGGAAAGCCACACAGCCTGGAGAGCATTGGTTTTCCTCCAGATTCAGtaacagcagctggcagctaCAAGAAAGCACCGGGGTTTGAGCGAGAAGATCAGGTGGGGGCCGAGTATTTGAAGAGTTTCAAATGCCAG CAAGCAAAAATGAAGTCCCATTCACTGGAACACAGGAGCCAGGAGCAACCTTTGTTACAGCCCAAACAG GACATACTGGGTATTCTCCCAGTAGGGAGCCCACTGACATCCAGCATCTCCTCCAGTATCACCTCCAGCCTGGCTGCAACACCACCAAGCCCCGCTGGCACCAGCAGCATACCAGGCATGAATGCCAATGCCCTTCCTTTCTACCCAACCAGTGACACCGTTGAGTCTGTCATAG AGTCTGCCTTGGATGACCTGGACCTGAATGAATTCGGAGTGGCTGCCCTGGAGAAGACATttgacagcagcacagtgccccACACGAGTGGCATCATGATAG GTGGGAGTTTGCTGCAAAGTTCTGCTCCTGTAAATATCCCCGGCTCCCTTGGAAGCTCTGCCTCCTTTCACTCTGCCTCTCCTTCTCCACCGGTCAGCCTCTCATCGCATTTCCTCCATCAGCCCCAGGGACACTTAAGCCAATCAGAAAACACGTTCCTGGGGACATCAGCTTCTCATGGATCATTAG GTCCAGGTGCTGCGGAGCTGGCACGGCTACGGCAAGAACTGGATGAAGCCAACGGCACAATAAAGCAGTGGGAAGAGTCTTGGAAACAAGCCAAGCAG GCTTGTGATGCTTGGAAAAAGGAGGCAGAGGAAGCAAACGATCGCGCCAACACAGCTAACATGGAATGTGAACTGGCTCGGGAGCAGAGGGAAGCCTTGGAACTGCAAGTGAAGAAActacaggaggagctggagaggATCCACACAGGCCAGGACCCTCAGTTTCTGCGCTCCTTCTCTGACCTGGAAACCCTCTCACTCTCTTCACTTTACACCCTCCAGAAGCAGTTGCGGGCAAACCTGGAGAAGGTCGATAAG
- the UNK gene encoding RING finger protein unkempt homolog isoform X2, with translation MEMAAWLSMAVEERMSKIKKERVEESLGNRKRRRKIWDQAAEKDRGGKQCAVEQSYLKEFRTEQCPLFVQHKCTQHRPYTCFHWHFVNQRRRRSIRRRDGTFNYSPDIYCTKYDETTGICPEGDECPFLHRTTGDTERRYHLRYYKTGICIHETDSKGNCTKNGVHCAFAHGPHDLRSPVYDIRELQAMEALQNGQTTSEGGIEGQSAVAASHAMIEKILSEEPRWQDTTYVLGNYKTEQCKKPPRLCRQGYACPYYHNSKDRRRSPRKHKYRSSPCPSVKHGDEWGDPSKCENGDSCQYCHTRTEQQFHPEIYKSTKCNDMQQSGSCPRGPFCAFAHVEQPPLNEDLQQSSAVSSPTQAGPVMYMPSAAGDSVPVSPSSPHAPDLSNVWNKSGTLPTSPTSTTILCRNSSLGSPSNICGSPPGAIGKPHSLESIGFPPDSVTAAGSYKKAPGFEREDQQAKMKSHSLEHRSQEQPLLQPKQDILGILPVGSPLTSSISSSITSSLAATPPSPAGTSSIPGMNANALPFYPTSDTVESVIESALDDLDLNEFGVAALEKTFDSSTVPHTSGIMIGGSLLQSSAPVNIPGSLGSSASFHSASPSPPVSLSSHFLHQPQGHLSQSENTFLGTSASHGSLGLNGMNSSIWEHFASGSFSPSTSPAFLSGPGAAELARLRQELDEANGTIKQWEESWKQAKQACDAWKKEAEEANDRANTANMECELAREQREALELQVKKLQEELERIHTGQDPQFLRSFSDLETLSLSSLYTLQKQLRANLEKVDKAVFQMQSVKCLKCQEENRVVLPCQHAVLCETCAEEGECPICHPNRPHALQS, from the exons ATGGAGATGGCAGCATGGCTAAGCATGGCTGTGGAAGAAAGGATGTCAAAGatcaagaaagaaagagtgGAAGAAAGCTTAGGAaataggaagagaaggaggaagattTGGGACCAAGCAGCTGAAAAGgacagaggaggaaaacagtgcGCTGTGGAACAAAG TTACCTGAAGGAGTTCCGCACAGAGCAGTGCCCTCTCTTCGTGCAGCACAAGTGCACTCAGCACCGGCCCTACACTTGCTTCCATTGGCACTTTGTCAACCAGCGCCGTCGCAGATCTATCCGCCGTCGGGATGGGACATTTAACTACAGCCCTGACATTTACTGTACCAAGTATGATGAGACCACAGGAATCTGCCCAGAAGGAGACGA ATGTCCCTTCTTGCATAGAACTACTGGAGACACAGAGAGGAGGTATCACTTACGCTATTACAAAACTGGAATCTGCATCCATGAGACAGACTCCAAGGGAAACTGCACAAAGAATGGAGTCCACTGTGCTTTTGCTCATGGGCCCCATGATTTACGCTCTCCTGTGTATGACATCAG GGAGCTTCAGGCCATGGAGGCTTTGCAGAATGGTCAGACTACATCAGAAGGTGGCATAGAGGGTCAATCTGCAGTTGCTGCTAGCCATGCTATGATAGAGAAAATACTCAGTGAGGAGCCAAGGTGGCAAG ATACAACGTATGTATTGGGAAATTACAAGACAGAGCAGTGTAAGAAGCCTCCTCGTCTCTGTCGCCAGGGTTATGCCTGTCCATACTATCACAATAGCAAAGACAGAAGAAGGAGCCCAAGGAAACACAAATACAG ATCTTCACCGTGTCCCAGTGTGAAACATGGAGATGAGTGGGGAGATCCTAGTAAGTGTGAAAATGGAGACTCGTGCCAATACTGCCACACTCGCACAGAACAGCAGTTCCATCCAGAG ATCTACAAATCCACCAAGTGCAATGATATGCAGCAGTCTGGCAGCTGTCCCCGAGGACCCTTCTGTGCCTTTGCACACGTAGAAC agcCTCCACTCAATGAAGACCTACAGCAATCCTCAGCTGTGTCCAGCCCCACGCAGGCAGGCCCAGTGATGTATATGCCATCAGCAGCTGGTGATTCTGTTCCAGTCAGCCCTTCCAGTCCACATGCTCCAGACCTTAGCAAT GTGTGGAATAAATCAGGAACTCTGCCAACTAGCCCCACCTCCACCACA ATTCTTTGTAGGAACAGCAGTCTCGGAAGCCCATCTAATATATGTGGGTCTCCTCCTGGCGCGATTGGAAAGCCACACAGCCTGGAGAGCATTGGTTTTCCTCCAGATTCAGtaacagcagctggcagctaCAAGAAAGCACCGGGGTTTGAGCGAGAAGATCAG CAAGCAAAAATGAAGTCCCATTCACTGGAACACAGGAGCCAGGAGCAACCTTTGTTACAGCCCAAACAG GACATACTGGGTATTCTCCCAGTAGGGAGCCCACTGACATCCAGCATCTCCTCCAGTATCACCTCCAGCCTGGCTGCAACACCACCAAGCCCCGCTGGCACCAGCAGCATACCAGGCATGAATGCCAATGCCCTTCCTTTCTACCCAACCAGTGACACCGTTGAGTCTGTCATAG AGTCTGCCTTGGATGACCTGGACCTGAATGAATTCGGAGTGGCTGCCCTGGAGAAGACATttgacagcagcacagtgccccACACGAGTGGCATCATGATAG GTGGGAGTTTGCTGCAAAGTTCTGCTCCTGTAAATATCCCCGGCTCCCTTGGAAGCTCTGCCTCCTTTCACTCTGCCTCTCCTTCTCCACCGGTCAGCCTCTCATCGCATTTCCTCCATCAGCCCCAGGGACACTTAAGCCAATCAGAAAACACGTTCCTGGGGACATCAGCTTCTCATGGATCATTAG GTTTAAATGGGATGAACAGCAGCATATGGGAACACTTTGCTTCGGGGAGTTTTTCGCCCAGTACCTCACCTGCATTTCTGTCAGGTCCAGGTGCTGCGGAGCTGGCACGGCTACGGCAAGAACTGGATGAAGCCAACGGCACAATAAAGCAGTGGGAAGAGTCTTGGAAACAAGCCAAGCAG GCTTGTGATGCTTGGAAAAAGGAGGCAGAGGAAGCAAACGATCGCGCCAACACAGCTAACATGGAATGTGAACTGGCTCGGGAGCAGAGGGAAGCCTTGGAACTGCAAGTGAAGAAActacaggaggagctggagaggATCCACACAGGCCAGGACCCTCAGTTTCTGCGCTCCTTCTCTGACCTGGAAACCCTCTCACTCTCTTCACTTTACACCCTCCAGAAGCAGTTGCGGGCAAACCTGGAGAAGGTCGATAAG
- the UNK gene encoding RING finger protein unkempt homolog isoform X1, translating to MEMAAWLSMAVEERMSKIKKERVEESLGNRKRRRKIWDQAAEKDRGGKQCAVEQSYLKEFRTEQCPLFVQHKCTQHRPYTCFHWHFVNQRRRRSIRRRDGTFNYSPDIYCTKYDETTGICPEGDECPFLHRTTGDTERRYHLRYYKTGICIHETDSKGNCTKNGVHCAFAHGPHDLRSPVYDIRELQAMEALQNGQTTSEGGIEGQSAVAASHAMIEKILSEEPRWQDTTYVLGNYKTEQCKKPPRLCRQGYACPYYHNSKDRRRSPRKHKYRSSPCPSVKHGDEWGDPSKCENGDSCQYCHTRTEQQFHPEIYKSTKCNDMQQSGSCPRGPFCAFAHVEQPPLNEDLQQSSAVSSPTQAGPVMYMPSAAGDSVPVSPSSPHAPDLSNVWNKSGTLPTSPTSTTILCRNSSLGSPSNICGSPPGAIGKPHSLESIGFPPDSVTAAGSYKKAPGFEREDQVGAEYLKSFKCQQAKMKSHSLEHRSQEQPLLQPKQDILGILPVGSPLTSSISSSITSSLAATPPSPAGTSSIPGMNANALPFYPTSDTVESVIESALDDLDLNEFGVAALEKTFDSSTVPHTSGIMIGGSLLQSSAPVNIPGSLGSSASFHSASPSPPVSLSSHFLHQPQGHLSQSENTFLGTSASHGSLGLNGMNSSIWEHFASGSFSPSTSPAFLSGPGAAELARLRQELDEANGTIKQWEESWKQAKQACDAWKKEAEEANDRANTANMECELAREQREALELQVKKLQEELERIHTGQDPQFLRSFSDLETLSLSSLYTLQKQLRANLEKVDKAVFQMQSVKCLKCQEENRVVLPCQHAVLCETCAEEGECPICHPNRPHALQS from the exons ATGGAGATGGCAGCATGGCTAAGCATGGCTGTGGAAGAAAGGATGTCAAAGatcaagaaagaaagagtgGAAGAAAGCTTAGGAaataggaagagaaggaggaagattTGGGACCAAGCAGCTGAAAAGgacagaggaggaaaacagtgcGCTGTGGAACAAAG TTACCTGAAGGAGTTCCGCACAGAGCAGTGCCCTCTCTTCGTGCAGCACAAGTGCACTCAGCACCGGCCCTACACTTGCTTCCATTGGCACTTTGTCAACCAGCGCCGTCGCAGATCTATCCGCCGTCGGGATGGGACATTTAACTACAGCCCTGACATTTACTGTACCAAGTATGATGAGACCACAGGAATCTGCCCAGAAGGAGACGA ATGTCCCTTCTTGCATAGAACTACTGGAGACACAGAGAGGAGGTATCACTTACGCTATTACAAAACTGGAATCTGCATCCATGAGACAGACTCCAAGGGAAACTGCACAAAGAATGGAGTCCACTGTGCTTTTGCTCATGGGCCCCATGATTTACGCTCTCCTGTGTATGACATCAG GGAGCTTCAGGCCATGGAGGCTTTGCAGAATGGTCAGACTACATCAGAAGGTGGCATAGAGGGTCAATCTGCAGTTGCTGCTAGCCATGCTATGATAGAGAAAATACTCAGTGAGGAGCCAAGGTGGCAAG ATACAACGTATGTATTGGGAAATTACAAGACAGAGCAGTGTAAGAAGCCTCCTCGTCTCTGTCGCCAGGGTTATGCCTGTCCATACTATCACAATAGCAAAGACAGAAGAAGGAGCCCAAGGAAACACAAATACAG ATCTTCACCGTGTCCCAGTGTGAAACATGGAGATGAGTGGGGAGATCCTAGTAAGTGTGAAAATGGAGACTCGTGCCAATACTGCCACACTCGCACAGAACAGCAGTTCCATCCAGAG ATCTACAAATCCACCAAGTGCAATGATATGCAGCAGTCTGGCAGCTGTCCCCGAGGACCCTTCTGTGCCTTTGCACACGTAGAAC agcCTCCACTCAATGAAGACCTACAGCAATCCTCAGCTGTGTCCAGCCCCACGCAGGCAGGCCCAGTGATGTATATGCCATCAGCAGCTGGTGATTCTGTTCCAGTCAGCCCTTCCAGTCCACATGCTCCAGACCTTAGCAAT GTGTGGAATAAATCAGGAACTCTGCCAACTAGCCCCACCTCCACCACA ATTCTTTGTAGGAACAGCAGTCTCGGAAGCCCATCTAATATATGTGGGTCTCCTCCTGGCGCGATTGGAAAGCCACACAGCCTGGAGAGCATTGGTTTTCCTCCAGATTCAGtaacagcagctggcagctaCAAGAAAGCACCGGGGTTTGAGCGAGAAGATCAGGTGGGGGCCGAGTATTTGAAGAGTTTCAAATGCCAG CAAGCAAAAATGAAGTCCCATTCACTGGAACACAGGAGCCAGGAGCAACCTTTGTTACAGCCCAAACAG GACATACTGGGTATTCTCCCAGTAGGGAGCCCACTGACATCCAGCATCTCCTCCAGTATCACCTCCAGCCTGGCTGCAACACCACCAAGCCCCGCTGGCACCAGCAGCATACCAGGCATGAATGCCAATGCCCTTCCTTTCTACCCAACCAGTGACACCGTTGAGTCTGTCATAG AGTCTGCCTTGGATGACCTGGACCTGAATGAATTCGGAGTGGCTGCCCTGGAGAAGACATttgacagcagcacagtgccccACACGAGTGGCATCATGATAG GTGGGAGTTTGCTGCAAAGTTCTGCTCCTGTAAATATCCCCGGCTCCCTTGGAAGCTCTGCCTCCTTTCACTCTGCCTCTCCTTCTCCACCGGTCAGCCTCTCATCGCATTTCCTCCATCAGCCCCAGGGACACTTAAGCCAATCAGAAAACACGTTCCTGGGGACATCAGCTTCTCATGGATCATTAG GTTTAAATGGGATGAACAGCAGCATATGGGAACACTTTGCTTCGGGGAGTTTTTCGCCCAGTACCTCACCTGCATTTCTGTCAGGTCCAGGTGCTGCGGAGCTGGCACGGCTACGGCAAGAACTGGATGAAGCCAACGGCACAATAAAGCAGTGGGAAGAGTCTTGGAAACAAGCCAAGCAG GCTTGTGATGCTTGGAAAAAGGAGGCAGAGGAAGCAAACGATCGCGCCAACACAGCTAACATGGAATGTGAACTGGCTCGGGAGCAGAGGGAAGCCTTGGAACTGCAAGTGAAGAAActacaggaggagctggagaggATCCACACAGGCCAGGACCCTCAGTTTCTGCGCTCCTTCTCTGACCTGGAAACCCTCTCACTCTCTTCACTTTACACCCTCCAGAAGCAGTTGCGGGCAAACCTGGAGAAGGTCGATAAG
- the UNK gene encoding RING finger protein unkempt homolog isoform X3, translating into MEMAAWLSMAVEERMSKIKKERVEESLGNRKRRRKIWDQAAEKDRGGKQCAVEQSYLKEFRTEQCPLFVQHKCTQHRPYTCFHWHFVNQRRRRSIRRRDGTFNYSPDIYCTKYDETTGICPEGDECPFLHRTTGDTERRYHLRYYKTGICIHETDSKGNCTKNGVHCAFAHGPHDLRSPVYDIRELQAMEALQNGQTTSEGGIEGQSAVAASHAMIEKILSEEPRWQDTTYVLGNYKTEQCKKPPRLCRQGYACPYYHNSKDRRRSPRKHKYRSSPCPSVKHGDEWGDPSKCENGDSCQYCHTRTEQQFHPEIYKSTKCNDMQQSGSCPRGPFCAFAHVEQPPLNEDLQQSSAVSSPTQAGPVMYMPSAAGDSVPVSPSSPHAPDLSNILCRNSSLGSPSNICGSPPGAIGKPHSLESIGFPPDSVTAAGSYKKAPGFEREDQVGAEYLKSFKCQQAKMKSHSLEHRSQEQPLLQPKQDILGILPVGSPLTSSISSSITSSLAATPPSPAGTSSIPGMNANALPFYPTSDTVESVIESALDDLDLNEFGVAALEKTFDSSTVPHTSGIMIGGSLLQSSAPVNIPGSLGSSASFHSASPSPPVSLSSHFLHQPQGHLSQSENTFLGTSASHGSLGLNGMNSSIWEHFASGSFSPSTSPAFLSGPGAAELARLRQELDEANGTIKQWEESWKQAKQACDAWKKEAEEANDRANTANMECELAREQREALELQVKKLQEELERIHTGQDPQFLRSFSDLETLSLSSLYTLQKQLRANLEKVDKAVFQMQSVKCLKCQEENRVVLPCQHAVLCETCAEEGECPICHPNRPHALQS; encoded by the exons ATGGAGATGGCAGCATGGCTAAGCATGGCTGTGGAAGAAAGGATGTCAAAGatcaagaaagaaagagtgGAAGAAAGCTTAGGAaataggaagagaaggaggaagattTGGGACCAAGCAGCTGAAAAGgacagaggaggaaaacagtgcGCTGTGGAACAAAG TTACCTGAAGGAGTTCCGCACAGAGCAGTGCCCTCTCTTCGTGCAGCACAAGTGCACTCAGCACCGGCCCTACACTTGCTTCCATTGGCACTTTGTCAACCAGCGCCGTCGCAGATCTATCCGCCGTCGGGATGGGACATTTAACTACAGCCCTGACATTTACTGTACCAAGTATGATGAGACCACAGGAATCTGCCCAGAAGGAGACGA ATGTCCCTTCTTGCATAGAACTACTGGAGACACAGAGAGGAGGTATCACTTACGCTATTACAAAACTGGAATCTGCATCCATGAGACAGACTCCAAGGGAAACTGCACAAAGAATGGAGTCCACTGTGCTTTTGCTCATGGGCCCCATGATTTACGCTCTCCTGTGTATGACATCAG GGAGCTTCAGGCCATGGAGGCTTTGCAGAATGGTCAGACTACATCAGAAGGTGGCATAGAGGGTCAATCTGCAGTTGCTGCTAGCCATGCTATGATAGAGAAAATACTCAGTGAGGAGCCAAGGTGGCAAG ATACAACGTATGTATTGGGAAATTACAAGACAGAGCAGTGTAAGAAGCCTCCTCGTCTCTGTCGCCAGGGTTATGCCTGTCCATACTATCACAATAGCAAAGACAGAAGAAGGAGCCCAAGGAAACACAAATACAG ATCTTCACCGTGTCCCAGTGTGAAACATGGAGATGAGTGGGGAGATCCTAGTAAGTGTGAAAATGGAGACTCGTGCCAATACTGCCACACTCGCACAGAACAGCAGTTCCATCCAGAG ATCTACAAATCCACCAAGTGCAATGATATGCAGCAGTCTGGCAGCTGTCCCCGAGGACCCTTCTGTGCCTTTGCACACGTAGAAC agcCTCCACTCAATGAAGACCTACAGCAATCCTCAGCTGTGTCCAGCCCCACGCAGGCAGGCCCAGTGATGTATATGCCATCAGCAGCTGGTGATTCTGTTCCAGTCAGCCCTTCCAGTCCACATGCTCCAGACCTTAGCAAT ATTCTTTGTAGGAACAGCAGTCTCGGAAGCCCATCTAATATATGTGGGTCTCCTCCTGGCGCGATTGGAAAGCCACACAGCCTGGAGAGCATTGGTTTTCCTCCAGATTCAGtaacagcagctggcagctaCAAGAAAGCACCGGGGTTTGAGCGAGAAGATCAGGTGGGGGCCGAGTATTTGAAGAGTTTCAAATGCCAG CAAGCAAAAATGAAGTCCCATTCACTGGAACACAGGAGCCAGGAGCAACCTTTGTTACAGCCCAAACAG GACATACTGGGTATTCTCCCAGTAGGGAGCCCACTGACATCCAGCATCTCCTCCAGTATCACCTCCAGCCTGGCTGCAACACCACCAAGCCCCGCTGGCACCAGCAGCATACCAGGCATGAATGCCAATGCCCTTCCTTTCTACCCAACCAGTGACACCGTTGAGTCTGTCATAG AGTCTGCCTTGGATGACCTGGACCTGAATGAATTCGGAGTGGCTGCCCTGGAGAAGACATttgacagcagcacagtgccccACACGAGTGGCATCATGATAG GTGGGAGTTTGCTGCAAAGTTCTGCTCCTGTAAATATCCCCGGCTCCCTTGGAAGCTCTGCCTCCTTTCACTCTGCCTCTCCTTCTCCACCGGTCAGCCTCTCATCGCATTTCCTCCATCAGCCCCAGGGACACTTAAGCCAATCAGAAAACACGTTCCTGGGGACATCAGCTTCTCATGGATCATTAG GTTTAAATGGGATGAACAGCAGCATATGGGAACACTTTGCTTCGGGGAGTTTTTCGCCCAGTACCTCACCTGCATTTCTGTCAGGTCCAGGTGCTGCGGAGCTGGCACGGCTACGGCAAGAACTGGATGAAGCCAACGGCACAATAAAGCAGTGGGAAGAGTCTTGGAAACAAGCCAAGCAG GCTTGTGATGCTTGGAAAAAGGAGGCAGAGGAAGCAAACGATCGCGCCAACACAGCTAACATGGAATGTGAACTGGCTCGGGAGCAGAGGGAAGCCTTGGAACTGCAAGTGAAGAAActacaggaggagctggagaggATCCACACAGGCCAGGACCCTCAGTTTCTGCGCTCCTTCTCTGACCTGGAAACCCTCTCACTCTCTTCACTTTACACCCTCCAGAAGCAGTTGCGGGCAAACCTGGAGAAGGTCGATAAG